A genomic region of Hirundo rustica isolate bHirRus1 chromosome 12, bHirRus1.pri.v3, whole genome shotgun sequence contains the following coding sequences:
- the KLF15 gene encoding Krueppel-like factor 15 isoform X1 produces MVDHLLPTDESFSSTRSSLGYFGDMTAGVRSYQMLPSPLSEDDSDSSSFCSCSSPDSQVLSSSYGSTSSAESQDSILDYLLSQASLGNTTASWWDKRRLQPIVKEEYFRLPEFAVDMEDSGPFQPTLEEIEEFLEENMDLELKERPKSETKDLRACSQVSVASLQQKDHMLPSTSLKESKNEQLTSSTEGGQASNGGMTLENGIPVMLQIQPVQVKQESNTSPSSQGPAQENIKIAQLLVNIQGQTFALVPQIVQSSNLNLSSKFVRIAPVPIAAKPIGPGGMIQGQTGIIMGQKFQKNPAAELIKMHKCSFPGCTKMYTKSSHLKAHLRRHTGEKPFACTWPGCGWRFSRSDELSRHRRSHSGVKPYQCPVCEKKFARSDHLSKHVKVHRFPRSNRSVRSVN; encoded by the exons ATGGTGGATCACTTGCTGCCTACTGATGAATCCTTTTCATCCACAAGATCTTCTCTGGGATACTTTGGGGACATGACAGCAGGCGTGAGGTCCTACCAAAtgctgccttctcccctgtCAGAAGATGACAGTGACTCGTCCAGCTTTTGTTCTTGTTCCAGCCCTGACTCCCAGGTCCTCAGCTCCAGCTATGGAAGCACATCCAGTGCAGAAAGTCAGGACAGTATCTTAGACTATTTATTGTCCCAGGCATCTTTGGGGAACACCACTGCGTCATGGTGGGACAAAAGGAGACTTCAGCCAATAGTGAAAGAGGAGTATTTTAGGTTGCCTGAATTTGCTGTGGATATGGAAGACTCAGGACCATTTCAGCCCACGCTTGAGGAAATTGAGGAATTTTTGGAGGAGAACATGGACTTGGAGCTCAAAGAAAGACCTAAAAGCGAGACTAAGGACCTGAGAGCTTGCAGCCAGGTTTCTGTTGCTTCGCTGCAGCAAAAAGACCATATGTTACCCAGTACTAGTTTAAAAGAGAGTAAAAATGAACAGTTGACCAGCTCAACAGAAGGTGGCCAAGCTTCAAATGGAGGGATGACCCTGGAGAATGGAATACCAGTTATGCTCCAAATTCAGCCTGTACAGGTCAAACAGGAATCCAACACGAGCCCCAGTTCCCAAGGACCAGCACAGGAGAACATTAAAATTGCACAGCTCCTAGTCAACATCCAAGGACAGACATTTGCCCTTGTGCCTCAGATAGTTCAGTCGTCCAATTTGAACTTGTCCTCTAAATTTGTGCGCATTGCTCCCGTCCCCATTGCCGCCAAGCCAATTGGGCCAGGAGGCATGATCCAGGGGCAGACGGGAATCATCATGGGTCAGAAATTTCAAAAGAACCCTGCAGCTGAACTCATTAAAATGCATAAGTGTTCTTTTCCTGGTTGCACCAAGATGTACACGAAAAGCAGCCATTTGAAAGCCCACCTGAGGAGGCACACAGGAGAAAAGCCCTTTGCGTGCACATGGCCGGGTTGTGGATGGAG GTTCTCCAGGTCAGATGAGCTGTCCCGGCACAGGCGCTCACACTCGGGGGTGAAACCCTACCAGTGTCCGGTCTGCGAGAAGAAGTTTGCTCGGAGTGACCACTTGTCCAAACACGTCAAGGTGCATCGGTTCCCACGAAGCAACCGCTCCGTCCGCTCCGTGAACTGA
- the KLF15 gene encoding Krueppel-like factor 15 isoform X2 codes for MVDHLLPTDESFSSTRSSLGYFGDMTAGVRSYQMLPSPLSEDDSDSSSFCSCSSPDSQVLSSSYGSTSSAESQDSILDYLLSQASLGNTTASWWDKRRLQPIVKEEYFRLPEFAVDMEDSGPFQPTLEEIEEFLEENMDLELKERPKSETKDLRACSQVSVASLQQKDHMLPSTSLKESKNEQLTSSTEGGQASNGGMTLENGIPVMLQIQPVQVKQESNTSPSSQGPAQENIKIAQLLVNIQGQTFALVPQIVQSSNLNLSSKFVRIAPVPIAAKPIGPGGMIQGQTGIIMGQKFQKNPAAELIKMHKCSFPGCTKMYTKSSHLKAHLRRHTGEKPFACTWPGCGWRCLSSQSVAVNGLHQKQNAGGPKEVQVLQPGAP; via the exons ATGGTGGATCACTTGCTGCCTACTGATGAATCCTTTTCATCCACAAGATCTTCTCTGGGATACTTTGGGGACATGACAGCAGGCGTGAGGTCCTACCAAAtgctgccttctcccctgtCAGAAGATGACAGTGACTCGTCCAGCTTTTGTTCTTGTTCCAGCCCTGACTCCCAGGTCCTCAGCTCCAGCTATGGAAGCACATCCAGTGCAGAAAGTCAGGACAGTATCTTAGACTATTTATTGTCCCAGGCATCTTTGGGGAACACCACTGCGTCATGGTGGGACAAAAGGAGACTTCAGCCAATAGTGAAAGAGGAGTATTTTAGGTTGCCTGAATTTGCTGTGGATATGGAAGACTCAGGACCATTTCAGCCCACGCTTGAGGAAATTGAGGAATTTTTGGAGGAGAACATGGACTTGGAGCTCAAAGAAAGACCTAAAAGCGAGACTAAGGACCTGAGAGCTTGCAGCCAGGTTTCTGTTGCTTCGCTGCAGCAAAAAGACCATATGTTACCCAGTACTAGTTTAAAAGAGAGTAAAAATGAACAGTTGACCAGCTCAACAGAAGGTGGCCAAGCTTCAAATGGAGGGATGACCCTGGAGAATGGAATACCAGTTATGCTCCAAATTCAGCCTGTACAGGTCAAACAGGAATCCAACACGAGCCCCAGTTCCCAAGGACCAGCACAGGAGAACATTAAAATTGCACAGCTCCTAGTCAACATCCAAGGACAGACATTTGCCCTTGTGCCTCAGATAGTTCAGTCGTCCAATTTGAACTTGTCCTCTAAATTTGTGCGCATTGCTCCCGTCCCCATTGCCGCCAAGCCAATTGGGCCAGGAGGCATGATCCAGGGGCAGACGGGAATCATCATGGGTCAGAAATTTCAAAAGAACCCTGCAGCTGAACTCATTAAAATGCATAAGTGTTCTTTTCCTGGTTGCACCAAGATGTACACGAAAAGCAGCCATTTGAAAGCCCACCTGAGGAGGCACACAGGAGAAAAGCCCTTTGCGTGCACATGGCCGGGTTGTGGATGGAG GTGCCTCTCTTCTCAAAGCGTTGCGGTGAATGGTTTGCATCAAAAGCAGAATGCTGGTGGGCCAAAAGAAGTGCAGGTCCTGCAACCTGGAGCACCCTGA